A stretch of DNA from Desulfovibrio gilichinskyi:
CTGTAAGCATGAAGGACATTCTCGGGAAGGTTGAGGAGGCTTTTGAAAAAGTTTCACGACACAAGCAAAAAATTCTTTCCGCTAAGATGGCTGATGCAGCCGAAGGTAGAAAGTAAGAATTGATTGAACTTCAAGGAGGTTGATAATGAGTAAAATTACGGTCCTCATGGTCGACGATGAGGAACGCTTCCGCACCACGACAGCTAAGATACTGTCTCGCAAAGGATTTGAGACAATCCTTGCTGCTAGTGGCGAAGAAGCCTTGGAAAAACTTGGGGAAAATCCGGATGTGGTCATTCTGGATGTTAAAATGAGCGGGATGGACGGGCATCAGACATTGGAACGGATCAAGGCAATTGTGCCGGATCTTCCTATTATCATGCTCACAGGTCATGGGGACCTTTCCGGAGCTATGAAAGCTCATAAAACAGGCGCGTTCGATTTTCTTGCAAAGCCATGTGACATCGATCTGCTGGCTGATAAGATTCAGGACGCTTACGCTTCTGCATCTAAAAAGCCTTATCGTGAAAAATTGGCAGGGGAGGTAATGATTCCTCTGGATGATTATACCATGATTTCTGTTGACAGCACCGTGTCTGACGCCATTGCAGCCTTGAAAAAAGCCATGAGTGAATTTGTGGCCACTAACAAGCTGATGGATACAGGGCATCGTTCGGTTGTTGTTACCAATCCTGACGGTAGCGTTGCAGGCATACTTAATCCTTTGAATCTTATCAATGCAATCAGGCCGGCTTATCTGACGGCTCCTAAACCTTCAATGGCGGACAGTCTTCAATATTCAGCCATGTTCTGGGAAGGGCTTTTCACTTCCCGCGTAAAAGAAATCATGAACAAACCTGTGCATGAACTGATGTCTGAAACTCTTCCGGTCATCAGTTTTGATGCAAACCTCATGGATGTTGCCAACAACATGGTGACTATTCCTGCAAGGCGCATGGTTGTTCAGAAAGACGGCAGGGACATCGGCATCGTCCGGGAACAGGAACTCTTTTATGAGATCGCCCGGATAATTTCATCGAGCTAATAATACTGAAGTTCAGCGATAGAGGTGAAACATGGCTCAAGAAAAAAAGAAAGCGACCGGGTATGACAAGTATGTCAACTGGAAGCTGTTAATAATCCCGGTAGTATTATTTTGTATCGTCATTATGCTTCCTACTTCTTCAGGAATGAAGAAGGTCGGTATGCAGTATTCGGTAGGCCCCAAGGCTGTCACTAATTATATCTGTGAGCAGTTGTTTAACAAAAAAAGTTCTAATGTTGAGCAGTGGCAGAAGCTGACCGCTCAAATGATGGAACAAAGCATGCGCATGGGAGCCTTATCAAAGGCCAGATTTATGAAGCGTGATGCTAAGTGGTTGAAGCAGTATAAAATCCCCGGTGATTCCGCCAACCTTAAAAAAGCACTTGAATACGTAAATACCAATTTTACTGATGCTGCTTTCCTGACAGTGATGAAAGGTGCGTTCGATCAAAGGAATAAGAATCTTTCGTACGCAGATCTTTCGTCATCTGATCAGAAGAGTGCTGACACAGGCGCATGGAAGATTAAAGTTTCCATCGCGATGGTCATCTTTGTGGTCTTCTGTTTTATGACAGAATGTATGCCGCTTCCAGGTGTTGCTTTCTGTATAGGACTGATTCTTGTTTTCACAGGAGTTGTTTCCCGAAGTGAAGTGGCAGGACTTTATTGGGATGATGCCTGCTGGTTTATTATGGGTTCGCTCATGTTCGCAGCTGCTTTCGTCAAAACGGGAGTGGATAAGAGAATGTGCCTGATCATGTTCAGGAAACTGGCTGTGCCGAATGTCCGCTGGATTACGATGATTTTCTTCCTTGTAATCAGCCCGCTTGCGGCATTTATTTCTGACCATGCGCTTGCAGCAATGTTTCTGCCTATCGGTATGTTGCTTTATCAGAACAGCCTTACTGACGAAATTCC
This window harbors:
- a CDS encoding response regulator, giving the protein MSKITVLMVDDEERFRTTTAKILSRKGFETILAASGEEALEKLGENPDVVILDVKMSGMDGHQTLERIKAIVPDLPIIMLTGHGDLSGAMKAHKTGAFDFLAKPCDIDLLADKIQDAYASASKKPYREKLAGEVMIPLDDYTMISVDSTVSDAIAALKKAMSEFVATNKLMDTGHRSVVVTNPDGSVAGILNPLNLINAIRPAYLTAPKPSMADSLQYSAMFWEGLFTSRVKEIMNKPVHELMSETLPVISFDANLMDVANNMVTIPARRMVVQKDGRDIGIVREQELFYEIARIISSS